From Thamnophis elegans isolate rThaEle1 chromosome 12, rThaEle1.pri, whole genome shotgun sequence, one genomic window encodes:
- the RAB42 gene encoding ras-related protein Rab-42 produces MEVSTKAKLGLMLPAHPPSGNWHYQFRILLLGDSTVGKTSLLRRYTERCFIPTPCPTVGVEFYSKMMELPPGIRVKLQLWDTAGQERFRCITRSFYRNAVGVLLIFDMTNRRSFESIFDWYNEVTNVMDKVIFLLVGHKCDLESMNRVTLEEAEGLATSLGTSFIETSAKTDTNIDLAFETITNAIYEALRNKEFELQEGWDGVKIVHKRRASSLQRKKPSKEACQC; encoded by the exons ATGGAAGTATCTACTAAGGCGAAATTGGGACTGATGctgccagcccacccacccagtgGCAACTGGCACTACCAGTTTCGGATCCTCCTGCTGGGTGATTCCACTGTGGGCAAAACCTCTCTGCTGCGGCGATACACAGAGAGATGCTTCATCCCAACCCCGTGTCCCACCGTAGGCGTGGAGTTCTACAGCAAGATGATGGAGCTGCCTCCAGGAATCAGGGTGAAGCTTCAGCTCTGGGACACTGCCGGCCAGGAGAGGTTCAG GTGCATCACCAGATCTTTCTACCGCAATGCGGTTGGTGTGCTGCTGATCTTTGATATGACCAACCGAAGGTCCTTTGAGAGCATCTTTGACTGGTACAACGAAGTGACCAACGTGATGGACAAAGTGATTTTCCTCCTAGTCGGCCACAAGTGTGATCTCGAGTCCATGAACAGGGTCACCCTGGAGGAAGCAGAGGGCTTGGCTACTTCTCTAGGCACATCTTTTATAGAAACATCTGCCAAGACTGACACCAACATAGACCTGGCTTTCGAGACCATCACCAATGCTATCTATGAGGCTTTGAGAAACAAAGAGTTTGAGCTGCAGGAAGGCTGGGATGGCGTGAAAATCGTTCATAAGAGGAGAGCAAGCAGTCTGCAAAGGAAGAAGCCCTCCAAAGAAGCATGCCAGTGTTAA
- the LOC116515836 gene encoding ras-related protein Rab-39B-like, whose translation MAVDSPWDYQFRIIMLGDSTVGKSCLLKRYADGVFTESMNQTVGVDFYVHFLEMEPNLRVKLQFWDTAGQERFRSVTRSYYRNAAGGVLMFDLTNRASFENIRSWHQEVVDTVKPHRPVFVLVGNKSDLEAERKVGQKEAEKLALSFEAKYIETSAKSSRNVEAVFQMLTLGIYEALKSGVMKPGSQWDGVKTKLPAPVQSEVPAQEKRNKCSC comes from the exons ATGGCTGTGGATTCTCCGTGGGACTATCAGTTCCGGATCATCATGCTGGGCGATTCCACGGTGGGGAAATCGTGTCTTCTGAAGCGCTATGCCGACGGGGTCTTTACGGAGTCCATGAACCAAACGGTGGGGGTGGACTTTTATGTCCACTTTCTGGAGATGGAGCCCAACCTGCGTGTCAAGCTGCAGTTTTGGGATACTGCGGGCCAAGAACGGTTCAG GTCAGTGACACGTTCCTACTATCGTAACGCAGCTGGGGGAGTCCTGATGTTTGACCTAACCAACCGGGCATCATTTGAGAACATCAGGAGCTGGCACCAGGAAGTGGTGGACACAGTCAAACCTCACCGCCCAGTTTTCGTGCTGGTGGGGAACAAGAGCGACCTGGAGGCTGAACGGAAAGTGGGACAAAAGGAGGCTGAGAAACTGGCTCTTTCCTTCGAAGCAAAATATATCGAGACTTCAGCGAAAAGCAGCCGCAATGTGGAAGCAGTTTTCCAAATGTTAACTCTGGGCATCTACGAGGCCTTGAAAAGTGGGGTGATGAAACCTGGTTCACAGTGGGATGGAGTGAAAACCAAACTGCCAGCGCCAGTTCAATCAGAGGTACCTGCTcaggaaaagagaaataaatgctCTTGCTAG